The proteins below come from a single Corynebacterium glyciniphilum AJ 3170 genomic window:
- a CDS encoding DoxX family protein: MVDTSTTLLKKDREVLSMSTTVSNVVILLARIALGVTLFAHGWQKFFTDGIDATAQGFDSMGIPAATASAIFAAAVELVGGVLLIIGLLTPLVAVLVVVDMAGAFWFAHRTAGTIFVGDGGYELVLVLAAGAALVGAVAGGRYGVDGVLRRRRGAAAR, translated from the coding sequence ATGGTGGACACGTCAACTACTCTCCTCAAGAAAGACCGCGAGGTTCTCTCTATGTCCACGACCGTCAGTAACGTCGTCATTCTCCTTGCCCGGATCGCTCTCGGTGTCACGCTCTTCGCCCACGGATGGCAGAAGTTCTTCACCGACGGTATCGATGCCACTGCCCAGGGATTCGACTCCATGGGCATTCCTGCGGCCACTGCGTCGGCGATCTTCGCCGCCGCTGTCGAGCTGGTCGGTGGTGTCCTGTTGATTATCGGTCTGTTGACCCCGTTGGTCGCGGTACTGGTTGTCGTCGACATGGCAGGGGCTTTCTGGTTCGCGCACCGTACCGCCGGGACGATCTTCGTCGGTGACGGTGGCTACGAGCTGGTCCTGGTCCTGGCTGCCGGGGCGGCGCTCGTTGGCGCCGTCGCTGGAGGACGGTACGGCGTGGATGGGGTGCTGCGTCGACGTCGTGGTGCCGCCGCCCGCTGA
- the exaC gene encoding acetaldehyde dehydrogenase ExaC, with amino-acid sequence MTTTATASNAYAAPGTEGSLVSFKPRYENFIGGQWVPPVDGQYIENISPVDGKVFTEVARSQAADIDKAVDAAHAAAPAWGKTSVQERSRVLLKIADVLEENLEMLAVAETWDNGKSVRETLAADMPLAVDHFRYYAGALRAQEGTLSQIDENTVAYHFHEPLGVVGQIIPWNFPILMAAWKICPALAAGNAIVLKPAEQTPASILLVAELIADLLPDGVLNIVNGLGEEAGAALTANDRIAKIAFTGSTEVGKIINKSVADKLIPVTLELGGKSPNVFFGDIMDADDSFREKTLEGLAMFALNQGEVCTCPSRALIQEDIADEFLELAVERVRSITAGNPLDPATMIGAQASLEQMDKITGYLKSGPEEGAEVLIGGGVRTVEGLENGLYVEPTILKGNNAMRCFQEEIFGPVLAVTTFKDFDEAIEIANDTDYGLGAGVWARDGRTAYRAGRAIESGRVWVNNYHSYPAHAAFGGYKKSGIGRETHLMMLDHYQQTKNLLWSYDENPNGLF; translated from the coding sequence ATGACCACCACAGCAACCGCTAGTAACGCCTACGCCGCCCCGGGAACCGAAGGTTCCCTCGTATCCTTCAAACCCCGTTACGAGAACTTCATCGGCGGACAGTGGGTGCCCCCGGTCGACGGGCAGTACATCGAGAACATCAGCCCGGTCGACGGCAAGGTCTTCACCGAGGTCGCCCGCTCACAGGCCGCGGACATCGACAAGGCGGTCGACGCTGCCCATGCCGCCGCACCCGCCTGGGGTAAGACCAGTGTTCAGGAACGCTCGCGGGTGCTGCTGAAGATCGCCGACGTGCTCGAGGAGAACCTCGAGATGCTGGCTGTCGCCGAGACCTGGGACAACGGCAAGTCCGTGCGCGAGACCCTCGCCGCGGACATGCCGTTGGCCGTCGACCACTTCCGCTACTATGCCGGAGCACTGCGCGCTCAGGAGGGCACGCTGTCGCAGATCGACGAGAACACTGTCGCCTACCACTTCCATGAGCCCCTCGGTGTGGTCGGTCAGATCATCCCGTGGAACTTCCCGATCCTCATGGCCGCGTGGAAGATCTGCCCGGCGCTCGCCGCCGGCAACGCCATCGTGCTCAAACCCGCCGAGCAGACCCCCGCATCGATCCTGCTGGTCGCCGAACTCATCGCCGATCTGCTGCCCGACGGGGTGCTCAACATCGTCAACGGGCTCGGTGAGGAAGCCGGTGCGGCACTGACCGCCAATGACCGGATCGCCAAGATCGCTTTCACCGGTTCCACCGAGGTCGGCAAGATCATCAACAAGTCGGTGGCCGACAAGCTCATCCCGGTCACCCTGGAGCTCGGCGGGAAGTCGCCTAATGTCTTCTTCGGCGACATCATGGACGCTGACGACTCTTTCCGGGAGAAGACCCTGGAGGGGTTGGCGATGTTCGCCCTGAACCAGGGGGAGGTGTGCACCTGCCCGTCGCGTGCGTTGATCCAAGAGGACATTGCCGACGAGTTCCTTGAGCTGGCTGTTGAGCGGGTCCGCTCGATCACGGCCGGCAATCCGTTGGATCCGGCGACGATGATCGGTGCGCAGGCGTCGCTGGAGCAGATGGACAAGATCACCGGTTACCTCAAGTCCGGTCCTGAGGAGGGCGCCGAGGTGCTCATCGGTGGTGGGGTGCGCACCGTTGAGGGTCTGGAGAACGGGCTGTACGTCGAGCCGACGATTCTCAAGGGTAACAATGCGATGCGGTGTTTCCAGGAGGAGATCTTCGGTCCGGTGCTGGCTGTGACCACGTTCAAGGACTTCGATGAGGCCATCGAGATCGCCAATGACACAGACTATGGTCTTGGTGCCGGTGTCTGGGCCCGCGACGGCCGCACCGCCTATCGGGCAGGTCGTGCTATCGAGTCGGGTCGGGTGTGGGTGAACAACTACCACTCCTACCCGGCGCATGCGGCGTTCGGTGGGTACAAGAAGTCCGGTATCGGCCGGGAGACTCACCTGATGATGTTGGACCACTACCAGCAGACGAAGAACCTGCTGTGGTCTTACGACGAGAACCCGAACGGCTTGTTCTGA
- a CDS encoding type 1 glutamine amidotransferase domain-containing protein: MSDQKKLTGRTVVVLATDGFEDSELTSPRDAVSDAGATVVIATPGGDTITGKNGTDVPADARTADIEAATVDAILLPGGTSNADALRLDADAVSLVRKVVTAGKPVGVICHGGWILTDADVLKGRTLTSFPSLKTDLINAGATWVDEEAHTCEGTGGAGTIVSSRTPDDLPAFNDAVVAAFASA, from the coding sequence ATGTCTGACCAGAAGAAGCTCACGGGACGCACCGTCGTCGTCCTGGCGACGGACGGCTTTGAAGACTCCGAACTGACCTCCCCGCGCGACGCGGTCTCCGACGCGGGAGCCACCGTCGTCATCGCCACGCCCGGTGGTGACACGATCACCGGAAAGAACGGCACCGACGTCCCCGCCGACGCCAGGACGGCCGATATCGAGGCCGCGACCGTCGACGCCATCCTGTTGCCGGGTGGCACGTCCAATGCGGACGCACTGCGCCTCGACGCGGACGCGGTATCCCTGGTGCGCAAGGTCGTCACCGCGGGCAAGCCGGTCGGCGTGATCTGTCACGGTGGCTGGATCCTCACGGACGCTGACGTGCTGAAGGGCAGGACGTTGACCTCCTTCCCGAGCCTGAAGACCGACCTGATCAATGCCGGTGCCACCTGGGTCGACGAAGAGGCGCACACTTGTGAGGGAACCGGGGGCGCCGGCACTATCGTCTCGTCCCGCACCCCGGATGACCTGCCGGCGTTCAACGACGCCGTGGTCGCAGCCTTCGCCAGCGCCTGA
- the ggt gene encoding gamma-glutamyltransferase, whose amino-acid sequence MRRSRRSTWKPVLALGASAALLLAGCQMPEDDSGGDGDSTTGTAGAAHSSNAAEPSPTSAAPATPDTCEEAEPASGDAGGEATAEPSATMSESASASASAEAERDISTNPEIATGFREGMAPVQTDNFSVATANPLATEAACEVLRDGGDAADALVTAQFVLGLVEPQASGVGGGGYILYNDAESGNLTAIDGRETAPIAATGTYLSQVSREDTSAPTPDARRSGRSIGVPGVVAALGDLHEQHGSTDWADLLAPAESMATDGFRISERLSASIDDSAEDLARDQDASTYFLDNGGNAKKAGDLLKNPEYAATLSTLADGGADALYTGDLARRIVERVNSRDGGTTPGKMSTADLAAYSPETHDAVCGPYRDTVVCGMPPSSSGGITVLSALGILENADLEQYTPSVVTADGAVPDADAVHLISEAERLAYADRDTYVADTAFTPLPGDSPDALLDKDYLRSRFDSIDPETSVGEADPGELEMAMARGADQPENGTSHISVIDGDGNAASMTTSVEAAFGSFHMVGGFMLNNQLTDFSEDAVDEDGNPVANRVEGAKRPRSSMAPMIIFDRQDGRDANGGSAAADEARGDVRMVLGSPGGAVIPQFVVKTIVGLVDWGMDPQQAVSAPNFGARNTEETGIGGENPLIGDGGEAVDRLITGLEDRGHDVSTEDQSSGLSAIVRQEDGTLIGGADPRREGIVLGG is encoded by the coding sequence ATGCGACGCAGCAGACGCAGTACGTGGAAGCCTGTCCTCGCCCTCGGTGCCTCGGCAGCACTTCTCCTGGCAGGATGTCAGATGCCGGAGGATGACTCGGGTGGGGACGGAGACTCCACCACCGGCACAGCAGGAGCAGCCCATTCCAGCAACGCTGCCGAGCCCTCACCCACATCCGCTGCGCCAGCGACTCCGGACACCTGCGAAGAAGCGGAGCCGGCGTCCGGAGACGCCGGTGGCGAGGCGACAGCAGAACCATCTGCGACGATGTCAGAGTCTGCCTCAGCGTCTGCCTCAGCGGAGGCGGAACGCGACATCTCCACCAACCCGGAGATCGCCACGGGATTCCGCGAGGGGATGGCGCCGGTCCAGACCGACAACTTCTCTGTCGCCACCGCGAACCCCCTCGCCACAGAGGCGGCGTGTGAGGTGCTCCGTGACGGCGGTGATGCTGCGGATGCACTGGTCACCGCCCAGTTCGTCCTTGGTCTCGTAGAGCCCCAGGCTTCCGGAGTCGGCGGTGGCGGCTACATCCTCTACAACGACGCCGAGTCAGGGAACTTGACCGCCATCGACGGCCGCGAAACCGCACCCATCGCCGCCACCGGCACTTACCTCAGCCAGGTGTCCCGGGAGGACACCAGTGCCCCGACCCCCGATGCGCGACGCTCCGGACGCTCCATCGGAGTGCCCGGTGTTGTCGCCGCCCTCGGCGACCTGCATGAGCAACACGGCTCGACCGACTGGGCCGACCTGCTGGCACCGGCGGAAAGCATGGCGACCGACGGTTTCCGGATCAGTGAGAGGCTCTCGGCGTCCATCGACGACTCCGCTGAGGATCTCGCCCGCGACCAGGATGCCAGCACCTATTTCCTGGACAACGGTGGGAACGCCAAGAAGGCAGGGGACCTGCTGAAGAACCCGGAGTACGCCGCCACCCTCTCAACCCTCGCGGACGGTGGCGCCGACGCTCTCTACACCGGCGATCTTGCACGCCGCATCGTCGAACGCGTCAACAGTCGTGACGGCGGCACCACTCCCGGAAAGATGAGTACCGCCGACCTCGCCGCCTACTCGCCGGAGACCCACGACGCCGTGTGCGGCCCCTACCGTGACACGGTGGTCTGCGGGATGCCACCGTCGAGCTCGGGAGGGATCACCGTCCTCAGCGCCCTGGGCATCCTGGAGAACGCCGACCTGGAGCAGTACACCCCGTCGGTCGTGACCGCCGACGGCGCGGTCCCTGACGCTGACGCCGTCCACCTCATCAGCGAAGCGGAGCGGTTGGCTTACGCCGACCGCGACACCTATGTCGCAGACACCGCGTTCACTCCGTTGCCGGGTGATTCGCCGGACGCCTTGCTGGACAAGGACTACCTGCGCAGCAGATTCGACAGCATCGACCCGGAGACGTCGGTGGGGGAGGCCGATCCGGGTGAACTCGAGATGGCGATGGCCCGGGGTGCGGACCAGCCGGAAAACGGCACCAGTCACATCAGCGTCATCGACGGTGACGGCAACGCCGCATCAATGACCACCAGCGTGGAAGCCGCTTTCGGCTCATTTCACATGGTCGGCGGCTTCATGCTGAACAATCAGCTCACCGATTTCTCCGAGGACGCTGTCGATGAGGACGGCAACCCGGTGGCCAACCGGGTGGAGGGGGCGAAACGGCCCCGGTCCTCGATGGCGCCGATGATCATCTTCGACCGTCAAGACGGCCGTGACGCCAATGGCGGCAGCGCTGCCGCCGACGAGGCCCGCGGTGACGTTCGGATGGTGCTCGGTTCCCCCGGAGGAGCCGTGATTCCCCAGTTCGTCGTGAAGACGATCGTCGGTCTCGTCGACTGGGGTATGGACCCTCAGCAGGCCGTGAGCGCACCCAACTTCGGCGCACGGAACACCGAGGAGACGGGTATCGGAGGCGAGAATCCGCTGATCGGTGACGGTGGAGAGGCCGTGGACCGACTCATCACCGGTCTCGAGGACCGTGGCCACGACGTCAGTACCGAGGATCAGTCCAGCGGACTGTCGGCCATCGTCCGTCAGGAGGACGGCACGCTTATCGGCGGTGCAGACCCCCGCCGGGAGGGCATCGTCCTGGGCGGCTGA
- the mgrA gene encoding L-glyceraldehyde 3-phosphate reductase, translating to MSDIFPDIYRAADDRYGSMPYNRSGSSGLKLPAITLGLWHNFGADRPLDTQRAILRHAFDRGVTHFDLANNYGPPAGSAEENFGRILASDFRPYRDELVISSKAGWYMQDGPYGFGGSRKYLVASCDASLARMGLDYVDIFYHHRPDPETPVEETVSALDHLVRSGRALYVGISSYSPALTRQAAEVARDLGTPLTIHQPSYSMFNRWVEDELLSTCADSGLGVIAFSALAQGLLTGKYLDGVPAGSRLGDHKMSESFLTDETLEAIRALNAIAARRGQSLAQMAIAWVLRRPEVTSALIGASSVNQLDDSLDALENLDFTDEELTEIDRWAVDRGINQWAGATESTT from the coding sequence ATGAGTGACATCTTCCCTGATATCTACCGCGCCGCCGATGACCGCTACGGCAGTATGCCCTACAACCGCAGTGGGAGTTCCGGGCTGAAACTCCCGGCGATCACCCTCGGTCTGTGGCACAACTTCGGTGCTGACCGCCCACTCGACACCCAGCGTGCCATCCTCCGACATGCCTTCGACCGGGGTGTGACGCATTTTGATCTGGCGAACAACTACGGGCCGCCGGCCGGATCGGCCGAGGAGAACTTCGGACGGATCCTCGCGTCCGATTTCCGCCCCTACCGGGATGAGCTGGTCATCAGTTCCAAGGCCGGGTGGTACATGCAGGACGGCCCCTACGGCTTCGGTGGCTCGCGGAAGTACCTGGTGGCCAGCTGCGACGCCTCCCTGGCGCGGATGGGCCTAGACTACGTCGACATCTTCTACCACCATCGCCCGGACCCCGAGACACCCGTCGAGGAGACTGTCAGCGCCCTGGACCACCTCGTGCGCTCAGGCCGGGCGCTGTACGTGGGCATCAGCTCCTACTCCCCCGCCCTCACCCGGCAGGCAGCGGAGGTGGCCCGCGACCTGGGAACCCCTCTGACCATCCACCAACCGTCCTATTCCATGTTCAACAGATGGGTCGAGGACGAGTTGTTGTCCACCTGTGCCGACTCCGGGCTTGGCGTCATCGCCTTCTCCGCTCTGGCGCAGGGACTGCTGACCGGGAAGTACCTCGACGGCGTACCGGCAGGGTCGCGCCTGGGCGACCACAAGATGTCGGAGTCCTTCCTCACCGACGAGACGCTTGAGGCGATCCGCGCGCTGAACGCCATCGCCGCGCGACGCGGGCAGTCGCTGGCGCAGATGGCAATCGCCTGGGTACTGCGGCGTCCGGAGGTCACCAGTGCCCTGATCGGAGCGTCCTCGGTGAACCAGCTGGATGATTCCCTCGATGCCCTGGAGAACCTGGACTTCACGGACGAGGAGCTCACCGAGATCGACCGGTGGGCGGTGGACCGGGGCATCAACCAGTGGGCAGGAGCCACGGAGTCGACGACGTAG
- a CDS encoding hemolysin family protein, which translates to MSPLLMLLLGIVLILALIVANGYFVAQEFAYMSVDRARLRALSADGDASAGRALAVTRRTSFMLSGAQLGITVTGLLVGELAEPLIGGSVGEIIGGAGTAAVAATVTLLVATVVQMIFAELYPKNLAIAAPEPLARALARSTQVYLFLFGWLIAFFDWSSNALLRLVGVTPVEDVDSTADRKDLGRIVADSRASGDLPRDLSMLIDRILDFPERTVEHAMVPRARLGEMDPGTTVAEARTRMSGGHTRYPVLGSVEDEETHEEEEKLYGVLHLEDVLDPDLDPETTVGTLVRESVVVPEVMALPDALIALEESDNRLACVVDEYGGVSGVLTAEDLAEELVGELTDEHDAPEHHISREDGVPGDVETWRIAGDEHLDEVSRVLDVRLPDGEFETLAGLVIEELGSLPEVGDIIPVPLPRDPREVVDDRPQNRVLIAEVTEIGNHVPTELLVHLEVTEYE; encoded by the coding sequence GTGAGCCCGTTGCTGATGCTGTTGCTCGGCATCGTCCTCATCCTGGCCCTCATCGTCGCCAACGGTTACTTCGTCGCCCAGGAATTCGCCTACATGTCGGTCGACCGGGCGCGGCTGCGTGCCCTGTCCGCGGACGGTGACGCTTCCGCCGGGCGTGCTCTCGCCGTGACCAGACGGACGAGCTTCATGCTCTCCGGTGCCCAGCTGGGTATCACCGTCACCGGCCTGCTCGTCGGTGAGCTTGCCGAGCCACTGATCGGCGGCTCGGTGGGGGAGATAATCGGTGGCGCGGGGACTGCCGCGGTCGCCGCGACCGTCACGCTGCTTGTCGCCACTGTGGTCCAGATGATCTTCGCCGAGCTGTACCCGAAGAACCTCGCCATCGCGGCACCGGAACCGTTGGCCCGCGCGCTCGCCCGGTCGACACAGGTCTACCTGTTCCTCTTCGGCTGGCTCATCGCCTTCTTCGACTGGTCGAGCAACGCTCTGCTGCGGCTGGTGGGTGTCACCCCGGTGGAAGACGTGGACTCCACCGCAGACCGGAAGGACCTGGGGCGCATCGTCGCCGATTCCCGGGCCTCCGGTGACCTGCCCCGGGACCTGTCGATGCTCATCGACCGTATCCTGGACTTTCCGGAACGCACCGTCGAACATGCGATGGTCCCGCGCGCACGGCTGGGTGAGATGGATCCCGGCACCACCGTGGCCGAGGCCCGTACCCGGATGTCCGGTGGGCACACCCGCTACCCCGTGCTGGGATCGGTGGAGGACGAGGAGACACACGAGGAAGAGGAGAAGCTCTACGGTGTCCTGCACCTGGAGGACGTCCTCGACCCGGATCTCGACCCGGAGACCACGGTCGGAACCCTCGTACGTGAATCTGTGGTGGTGCCCGAGGTGATGGCACTTCCGGACGCCCTGATTGCCCTGGAGGAGTCTGACAACCGACTGGCCTGCGTCGTCGACGAGTACGGCGGTGTGTCCGGCGTGCTCACCGCCGAGGATCTGGCGGAGGAGCTCGTCGGTGAGCTCACCGACGAACACGATGCCCCGGAACACCACATCAGTCGCGAAGACGGTGTCCCCGGTGACGTCGAAACATGGCGGATCGCCGGGGACGAGCACCTCGACGAGGTATCGCGTGTCCTTGATGTGCGATTGCCCGACGGCGAATTCGAGACGCTCGCGGGCCTGGTCATCGAGGAACTCGGCTCACTGCCGGAGGTCGGCGACATCATTCCGGTGCCGTTGCCGAGGGATCCACGGGAGGTCGTCGACGACCGGCCGCAGAACCGGGTCCTCATCGCCGAGGTGACCGAGATCGGTAACCACGTGCCCACTGAACTCCTCGTCCACCTGGAGGTGACCGAATATGAATGA
- a CDS encoding CNNM domain-containing protein, whose product MNDLTVILVTLLLLVASAFFVMVEFALLGARRHRLEEIADTSVAARAALRGVNELTVMLAVAQLGITACTFALGAVTKPAVSGWLNPLFTAWGIPDGAAYTVSFLVALLIVTFLHLVIGEMAPKSWAIAFPERAARLVSLPARGLAWILRPLLLWMNRVANRLVKLSGVEPVDRAAAAGHDAATLRHLVAHSAEEGALEAEFQSQIAGALDLQQRTLGELPGTRVPHLPSSATVAEVQDAARDTAQMRVLLEASQDGAQMRVLHVRDTLPEARTSPVAPLARELLVLPASMPVYEAFHRMREESEQLVGVRNDVDSGQAADDALLPRVVTLPEILAFVLPREPGAGRGRTAQSAS is encoded by the coding sequence ATGAATGATCTGACCGTGATCCTGGTGACGCTGTTGCTTCTGGTGGCGAGCGCGTTCTTCGTGATGGTCGAGTTCGCGCTGCTCGGCGCACGACGTCACCGTCTCGAGGAGATCGCCGACACAAGTGTGGCAGCCAGAGCCGCGCTCCGTGGTGTCAACGAACTGACCGTGATGCTCGCGGTCGCCCAGTTGGGTATCACCGCCTGTACGTTCGCCCTCGGTGCAGTGACCAAACCGGCCGTGTCGGGCTGGCTGAACCCGCTGTTCACCGCCTGGGGTATCCCGGACGGGGCTGCGTACACCGTGTCGTTCCTGGTTGCCTTGCTCATCGTCACCTTCCTGCACCTGGTGATCGGGGAGATGGCGCCGAAGTCGTGGGCGATCGCGTTCCCGGAGCGTGCTGCACGCCTGGTGTCGCTGCCGGCACGCGGTCTTGCCTGGATCCTGCGACCTCTGCTGCTGTGGATGAACCGGGTGGCGAACCGCCTGGTGAAGCTCTCCGGGGTGGAGCCCGTCGACCGTGCCGCGGCCGCGGGCCATGACGCTGCCACACTGCGTCACCTGGTTGCCCACTCCGCGGAGGAAGGTGCTCTGGAGGCAGAGTTCCAGTCGCAGATCGCCGGTGCCCTGGATCTGCAGCAACGGACCCTCGGCGAGCTCCCGGGGACGAGGGTTCCCCACCTGCCGTCATCGGCGACGGTGGCAGAGGTACAGGACGCCGCCCGCGACACCGCGCAGATGCGTGTCCTGCTGGAGGCGTCGCAGGACGGGGCCCAGATGCGCGTACTGCATGTGCGCGACACCCTGCCGGAGGCCAGGACCTCTCCAGTCGCCCCGTTGGCCCGCGAGTTGCTGGTGCTGCCGGCATCGATGCCGGTCTACGAGGCGTTTCACCGGATGAGGGAGGAGAGCGAGCAGCTCGTCGGCGTCCGTAATGACGTCGACAGTGGACAGGCGGCGGATGACGCACTGCTGCCCAGGGTGGTCACCCTGCCCGAGATCCTTGCCTTCGTCCTGCCCCGGGAACCGGGTGCCGGCCGGGGACGTACTGCACAGTCGGCATCCTGA